A single window of Selenomonas sputigena DNA harbors:
- a CDS encoding ACT domain-containing protein — MPRERKENTEQKAQSGFFLVQEQILPEAIKKTIRVKEMLKRGDARTINEAVDSMGLSRSAYYKYKDYVFPFYEASRNKIISLTLLLEHKKGVLSSVLNTISADSGSVLTINQGIPLQGVANATVSIETANLSVDLEALLDKLRMVDGVKRLEVLGQA; from the coding sequence AGGCGCAGAGTGGATTTTTCCTCGTGCAGGAGCAGATCTTGCCCGAGGCGATCAAGAAGACAATCCGCGTGAAGGAGATGCTTAAGCGCGGCGACGCACGCACGATCAACGAGGCGGTCGACAGTATGGGATTGAGCCGCAGCGCTTATTACAAGTACAAGGATTATGTCTTTCCTTTCTATGAAGCGAGCCGCAACAAGATCATCTCGCTGACGCTCCTCTTGGAGCATAAGAAGGGCGTCCTTTCGAGCGTGCTCAATACGATTTCGGCGGATTCGGGAAGCGTTCTGACGATCAATCAGGGCATCCCCCTGCAGGGTGTGGCGAATGCGACGGTTTCCATTGAGACGGCGAACCTCTCGGTGGATCTTGAAGCGCTTCTCGACAAGCTGCGCATGGTGGACGGAGTGAAGCGTCTCGAAGTCCTCGGACAGGCATGA